In Drechmeria coniospora strain ARSEF 6962 chromosome 03, whole genome shotgun sequence, the DNA window AACAGCTCGACTTGTTCACGAGGGAGTGGTACTGTCATCCAAACGGACAGCTGCCAGCGTCAGTTTGCCCTTGCCTCCAAACGCAACCCCCCTCTCGCACGGCCGCGCTGACAATGTTGTAACCAGGTACGAGTGGAACTTCAACGACGTCAACCCTCCCGTTCACGCCTGGGCCACCTTTCGCGTCTTCAAGATTGAGCGAAAGATGTACGGTCGACAGGATCTCGACTTTCTCGAACGCGTCTTCCAGAAGCTCCTCCTCAACTTTACCTGGTGGGTCAACCGCAAGGACAGCGACGGCAACAACGTTTTCGAGGGCGGCTTCTTGGGCCTCGACAACATCGGCTTGTTCAACCGGTCCGAACCGCTGCCCACTGGTGGCCTTTTGGAGCAGGCAGACAGCACCGGGTGGATGGCCTTCTTCTGCCTGTCCATGCTCAACATCTCGCTCGAGCTGGCAAAGCATCGCCGCATCTACGAGGACATTGCCTCCAAGTTCTTCGAGCACTTCATCTTCATCAGCGACGCCATGACGTTCCGAACGGAAACCAATGGCGATTCGCCAGCTCACTCGCTCTGGAACCAAGACGACGGTTTCTACTACGACGCCATCTCGTGGGGAGGGCCGTACATCCAGCAGCTGCCCGTCCGGTCCTTGGTCGGCCTCATTCCCCTGTATGCGACGACAACGCTGGAGCCGGAGCTCATGAACAAGCTACCATCCTTCCGCAAGAGAGTGGAGTGGTTTGTCAAGAATCACTGCGATATAGCGGAGAGAAACATGGCGAGCATCGCCAAGAGGGGCAAGGGGGACCGCATCTTGCTTTCGATGGTGAACAAAGATCGCCTGGAGAAGATCCTGAAGAGAATGTTGGACGAGGATGAATTTTTTAGCGATCACGGTATCAGATCGCTGTCCAAGTATCACAAGGAACACCCGTACTCCATGAATGTCGACGACCAGCGGTTCGAGGTAGGATACGTGCCGGGCGATTCCGACAGCGGCCTCTtcggcggcaacagcaactGGAGAGGGCCGATCTGGCTTTGCGTCaacttcctcctcgtcgagtcCCTGCAGCGCTTCTACCTCTTCCACGGGCCCGAGTTCCAGGTCGAGTGTCCGACGGGAAGCGGCACCTACATGCATCTTGGCAAGGTTTCGGAGGAAATCCAGCACCGGCTGCAACACCTCTTCGCGAGAACTGACGATGGACGGCGAAGCATCAACGGGGACCACGACCTTCTCAATTTCGACAAGTACTGGAAAGATCATGTCTGGTTTTACGAGTtcttcgacggcgacacGGGACGTGGTCTCGGAGCCAGCCACCAGTGCGGCTGGACAGGCTTGATCGCTCGCATGATCCACGACACAGGGTAAACCCCAGCGCCTGGCTCATCTCCCTTCCCTTCTCGGCTAACACGTTGATCGTTGCAGAGTCACCTGCCGCCTCCCGCAGACACCCCGTACCCCTAGGGTAGCCATGTCACACTACTTTGATGAAATGTTCCACCGAAATGTCGAGAATGGCACGTCACGAAGCGACACGCCGCGGCACACACGCcggtcgtcgatggcgcgCTCCATCAGCGCCCGCAGCGACTTTGACACGcccgtcaacgtcgtcgatgacgacgcccgcTCTACCGCAAACTCGGTCGTGAACGACGAGGGCCGATCGAAGGAAAAGATCGAGGCAGACGAGCACATGCGTCACTACGTTACCGACCAGCTCAATCGGTTCAGAAACCAGAGTGACGACTACGTGGACTATGTGACGGACGATGAGATTGAGACCAAGGCTTGGTAGCTGCAACACATGTGCCGTCTAAAAGGACTCTTTTATTTTCCGTCGGCGTGGAGGAGTTTGGTCaattgtacagtaggtatgCCATGTGCATTGGTCTCTTGTTATCAATGGGCTGGATGTTAGACACTAGATTCAACAGAGCACGGATGCACCTCGACGAACTCTGGCGGTTCGAGGAGATGTTcagatatatatatatatatatatacaggACCGGCGCCGGCCTATTGCTCACTGCTCAGACATATGGTCAAGTGAGTTGGGTCCCTTGCGGGACGTTTTCTTGACAAGGACGAAAGGATCACggggcatgggcatgggtAAAAGAATTATATTCCACACACCGCTATCAACGACGTCATACAAAGTTTGACGCGCACACGGTCACCCGGAATCGTCGTAATAGCTGGCTTCCACTTCCATCTCCCCATCTCCTTCCCGGCGGCGTCCCGTGGATGGCGCCAGGACGACAGACATCGCTCGGCTCACAGGTGGGCAGCCTGTGTTTCGAACACCTGAACGTAAGGAACTTTGGGGTTGTACGAGTTGCTATGCAGTTGGGTCAAGTATCGGTTGTTTTTACAGGGTGTCGTTGAGGAGCTTGTTCATCTTGGCGATACGGGCCGAGACGCTGAGGTCGATGGTTCggtcgccgacctcgaccacAAGCCCACCAACAATGTCGGGGTTGACCTAAATGAGGGGAACTTTGGTTAGAGGGATATGATCTGTGGTGTAGGCGGACATGTGCGGTAGGGATGGGTGCATACCTGGTTGGTGACCTTGAGTTTCTTGCCCTGGCCGACGTAGGCGGACTTGGCGACAGCAGTCTCCAGTCGCGACAAAGTCCTTGCATCCAGAGCCTGTGAGAGGCGCCGAAGATGATCGTATTAGCACGTCGAACGACACAACCCTCCCATAAGTTGGCATGCTCGTACCTGAGCGCTCGTCACGGTCATCTCCACTTCGCCACGGGAGGCGGACATGAGCTGGCTGAACTTTTCGCAGACGCCCcggagcaggccgaggcggttGTTCTCGGCGAGCGTCTCGAGGAAGTTCTGGACCGTCTggttgctgccgccggtgTGCTTGTTGAGCTCGGCAACGATGGCCGACTTATCCTCGGCGGTGAGGGTAGGGGCGGACAAGAGAACGGCCAGCTTGGCGTCCTTTTCGAAGATGTTGGCGAGGTTGGAGAGGGCCTTGGCCGTGGGGTCGAGGGTCGAGGACTTGGAAGCAGCCGTGTACTAAATTGACGCACGTCAGCAAAGGCGACATCTGGCCAAACGCTGGCATCTTCATAGTCCACCGCCGCCCTATCAAGGAACCAGCGGTGTACCCGCAGCGTCTTCTCTGCCCATTGGGGACCTTGGATAGGTTGGGGAAGAAGTCGTACCAAGGCGGAGGCGTAGGTGCCGTCAATGCCGAAGACGCTGATGGGGGGTTGGCCCTCGTTGCCAgtggcagcggcggcaaaggtCCGTGCCGGCGTCGCGCAGATTGCGACGGCACGCTGgggagcggcggcgcggacggTACGGAAGACTTGTCGGGAGAGCATGGCGGCGGGCGTGGGAGGAGGAATTGGCGTTGAGGAGGGGATTGACGGCGACGTTGAGAGGCGTGGCGTGGAGCTCGTTGTTTCGACGTTCTCGCCGTCTCGGCAATTTTGGAACTTGATGCCTGGCCATTGTGAGGCATCAACATTTGCGTGGATTACATAATACGCCAACCTTGCTCGCGCCTATTCTGGCTGGAGGAGGCACTCCGGTAcattacttaagtacttacggagtaattacttgtacttgtaagtatagttgtacttgatACTTGtagagtactgtaagcaaaTGGACACTTTACggtcctccgtacttacattatttatagtattattactgtatgCTGGGtttacgagtacttgtaatacttatactgtactccgtacttgcacttaatTTACATGTGCTTCATTCTCCCCTCTTCAATCACTTCTGTGTGGGGTGGCTGGCGAAATTACGCTGGAGCAGATAAATCACGACAGAGAATGGGACAGGGGAAGGTGAGATGTATTAAAACCAAGATTCATCCCTTCATCACCTCCCGAGTCTGTGTCATCCAACGATGGTGTCCATGCAAGCAGTTCCTGTAGCGCAATATCCCAACGCCGTAGCTCCCTAACAGTGCAGCGCCATGCTCCCCCCTTCCCTCATCATCTTGCCAAATTTTTTAATCACTCCGCAGCATGCTGTCGACGAGATCTCCCAAAGGACCCCAGTAGTCTCGGCCGCTGGCAAGGCTGTGCTCGTCGATGAAGAGGACGTATTGCTTGAAGCTGGTATTCAGATgcggctcgaggccgagctctCGAATGACTGGGTAGTGGTGGCAGTAGATGTGAGCGTAGACGCGATACATGCGCTTGAAGATCTGGCGGACGAGGGCCGGGAACGACTTGGGAAAGGGTACGCCTGAGACGAAATCAGCATGCGGTCGCCCTCTGTGCGTGCATGATAAACGACAGCAGTCTCCTGGGGCAGGGCACGGGCATACCAATCTTGCTGGGCATGACCGATTCATTGTCGATATTTGCTTGCACCCAGGCCATGAGCTGCTCGATGTAGGCGGGAGCGGGCATCTTGGTCGGCTTCTTGAAGTTCTCATTGTCCTGCCAGAGGTATTCGAACCTGTCACGGTCGGTTAGTTAGCACCGTTGCTTGGCAAATCATAAGCGCCGGTTCGGGTGCTCActcgtccgtcgccttcATCTCGGGACACGTCTGCGGGGAGCAGAACTCGGTGATGGCACCATAGAGGATATTGATTTGGTTGTAAAAGTCGACCACTGGCTCGCCGTCAGCGCTTGGCCTCCGCTccggcaagggcaagggcatCGTTGGCCCGGCTCACTGTTGACCGCAAGCCACTCGttttcgtcctcgccttcgGGCAGCTTGACGATCTTTCTCAAGCTGCGACCGCCGAGGGTGACTTCGGCATACTGGCGCAGCTGGTGGCTCGTGGAGCCGCTGTTGCCGACGCGC includes these proteins:
- a CDS encoding putative oligomycin sensitivity conferring protein — its product is MLSRQVFRTVRAAAPQRAVAICATPARTFAAAATGNEGQPPISVFGIDGTYASALYTAASKSSTLDPTAKALSNLANIFEKDAKLAVLLSAPTLTAEDKSAIVAELNKHTGGSNQTVQNFLETLAENNRLGLLRGVCEKFSQLMSASRGEVEMTVTSAQALDARTLSRLETAVAKSAYVGQGKKLKVTNQVNPDIVGGLVVEVGDRTIDLSVSARIAKMNKLLNDTL
- a CDS encoding putative maintenance of ploidy protein mob1 — protein: MQPSFSRLRSRRQLSHSTQRRHHVPVPQYRVRVPSRPPLCPCPPVRRRSPFCSIMAAITALAFRYLSPKSVATMMRLDRTIIPVREEPPYRPPSDSTVVTSADVQADTDSNQRAKNQFRPRVGNSGSTSHQLRQYAEVTLGGRSLRKIVKLPEGEDENEWLAVNMVDFYNQINILYGAITEFCSPQTCPEMKATDEFEYLWQDNENFKKPTKMPAPAYIEQLMAWVQANIDNESVMPSKIGVPFPKSFPALVRQIFKRMYRVYAHIYCHHYPVIRELGLEPHLNTSFKQYVLFIDEHSLASGRDYWGPLGDLVDSMLRSD